In a single window of the Arthrobacter zhangbolii genome:
- a CDS encoding DUF2975 domain-containing protein: MTKQEALPLRIAFAVLALGALLLQLILIPQAGDSYAGRFPEAAYLAFPYTAAITVGFIGFEVALVAAWQLVSAVLTERSLDSRTVGWTNVMTASLAFMAAVFAGVCAHALSWTKFGGPAILFGFFVSLALLAGIFAVRHGLRDWLENASDEGSHQ; encoded by the coding sequence ATGACGAAGCAGGAAGCCCTGCCTTTGCGCATTGCGTTCGCAGTCCTAGCTCTCGGAGCACTACTGCTTCAGCTCATTCTCATTCCGCAGGCGGGTGACAGCTACGCCGGCAGATTTCCCGAAGCTGCGTATCTCGCTTTCCCCTATACCGCAGCAATTACGGTCGGGTTCATCGGTTTTGAAGTGGCGTTGGTGGCAGCGTGGCAGCTCGTCTCCGCTGTCCTGACGGAAAGGTCGCTGGACAGCCGGACAGTCGGATGGACCAACGTTATGACGGCTTCGCTTGCGTTCATGGCAGCGGTCTTTGCCGGCGTGTGTGCCCATGCCCTGTCCTGGACGAAGTTTGGAGGCCCGGCAATCCTTTTCGGGTTTTTTGTTTCCCTCGCCCTGCTTGCCGGTATCTTCGCTGTTCGGCACGGGCTAAGGGATTGGTTGGAGAATGCCTCGGACGAGGGCTCTCACCAGTAG
- a CDS encoding DUF2306 domain-containing protein — MVVLHVLAVSVALLAGAIVLVLRKGTALHRRLGWLYAASASVMAFSSFGIYEIRNGPSLFHAISVVVLVLVGFAVYQPLRRPRSSTWMSRHLVLMQTSYLMLVVTGIAQFFDQLPFESPAINAIVFLQLPLVMGIVLISVSARAHLKTPLSRHG, encoded by the coding sequence ATGGTGGTCCTGCATGTTCTCGCTGTCAGCGTTGCACTGCTCGCTGGCGCTATCGTGCTTGTCCTGCGCAAGGGCACAGCTCTCCATAGAAGGTTGGGGTGGCTGTATGCTGCGTCCGCCTCGGTGATGGCATTTTCTTCCTTCGGCATCTACGAGATAAGGAACGGGCCCAGCCTCTTCCATGCCATATCAGTGGTGGTCCTCGTCCTTGTGGGCTTCGCCGTTTACCAGCCTTTACGGCGGCCGAGAAGCTCCACTTGGATGTCCCGCCATCTCGTGCTCATGCAGACTTCGTATCTCATGTTGGTGGTAACGGGGATAGCCCAGTTCTTCGATCAGCTGCCTTTCGAAAGTCCGGCGATAAATGCGATTGTTTTCCTCCAGCTTCCTCTCGTTATGGGTATTGTCCTTATTTCAGTTTCGGCACGAGCGCACTTAAAAACACCGCTTTCCCGCCATGGATGA
- a CDS encoding aminoglycoside phosphotransferase family protein: MGSMEDGILHSIVDIAIKDLSPAAQAAQRQVVEIGSAHIVVLLHGAAAVRIGRDPRMNVEMRKRQELVDSIPVSIGFHVPRSLGPAVTLNEFSAVAVELVPGSPCPAGEGEPSELQDLLARMSSIPTEPISGLLAEPLAFCGGPEWYRIQREEVLPRLKQEVQRQAMDAIWALVNLEPVKEVFAHGDLGGHNVFWEGGRMSGVLDWDLSSRSDLSTDLACVGVWNGWKQLSLIANAAEVRRASVRRNTFRLQQLAFAILHERPPAEIDRAVSRANSWFEKQSF; this comes from the coding sequence ATGGGGAGCATGGAAGACGGCATTCTTCACTCGATCGTGGATATCGCTATTAAGGACCTGTCGCCGGCTGCACAAGCGGCTCAGCGACAGGTTGTAGAGATCGGGTCAGCTCATATTGTTGTTCTGCTGCATGGGGCGGCTGCGGTTCGGATCGGACGCGATCCGCGCATGAACGTTGAGATGCGAAAGCGCCAGGAACTAGTAGACAGCATTCCGGTATCGATCGGATTCCACGTACCCAGATCGTTGGGCCCGGCAGTAACGCTAAATGAGTTTTCAGCCGTTGCGGTTGAACTGGTGCCCGGCTCACCTTGTCCTGCAGGTGAAGGTGAGCCATCAGAGCTACAGGACTTGCTCGCCCGGATGTCATCCATTCCCACGGAGCCAATCTCAGGGTTGCTCGCTGAGCCTCTGGCATTTTGTGGGGGGCCGGAGTGGTATCGGATCCAGCGCGAAGAGGTACTTCCACGCCTGAAGCAGGAGGTGCAGAGGCAAGCCATGGATGCGATCTGGGCGTTGGTGAACCTTGAGCCAGTCAAGGAAGTGTTTGCCCATGGCGATCTCGGGGGCCACAACGTCTTCTGGGAGGGCGGGCGCATGTCGGGTGTACTCGACTGGGACCTGTCTTCCCGAAGCGACCTGTCCACCGACCTCGCCTGCGTGGGTGTTTGGAACGGATGGAAACAACTTTCACTCATTGCGAATGCTGCGGAGGTGCGCCGGGCCTCCGTCCGGCGGAATACCTTTCGGCTCCAGCAGCTTGCCTTCGCCATTCTCCATGAACGGCCTCCAGCAGAGATCGACAGGGCGGTCTCAAGAGCAAATTCCTGGTTCGAGAAACAGTCCTTTTGA
- a CDS encoding NAD(P)H-binding protein: MRILVTGATGQVGRHLVSQLHESGHTVRALTRNPAKADLPAGVEAVAGDLTGITSLRSAFEGIDAIHLITFGGDDGEDLTNGAEIVRLAERSGISRATVLGGWSPTSIEGALKASSISWTIVQPAEFMGNALDLAPEVRASRTVSMLANYPSAVVHEADIAAVAATALTSDGHGGKAYPLTGPEALTTAQRTQLLAESTGEPIRFVQLSEEAERERLRGYGYDEDYVEFGIQLAANPPAAAGTVLPTIEEVTGRSPRTFAQWAREHANQFRAVS, encoded by the coding sequence ATGCGCATTCTCGTCACCGGAGCCACCGGCCAGGTCGGACGCCACCTCGTGTCTCAGCTACACGAGTCCGGGCACACGGTCCGTGCGCTCACCCGCAACCCCGCCAAGGCCGATCTGCCCGCCGGTGTCGAGGCGGTAGCCGGCGACCTGACCGGCATCACCAGCCTTAGATCGGCGTTCGAGGGCATAGACGCTATCCACCTGATCACCTTCGGCGGTGACGACGGCGAGGATCTCACGAACGGAGCGGAGATCGTTCGGCTCGCCGAGCGTTCCGGCATCAGCCGAGCCACGGTCCTAGGCGGCTGGTCACCCACCAGCATCGAAGGGGCCCTGAAGGCCAGCTCCATCAGCTGGACGATCGTGCAACCGGCCGAGTTCATGGGCAACGCCCTCGACCTGGCACCCGAGGTCCGTGCCTCACGCACGGTCTCCATGCTCGCCAACTACCCCAGCGCCGTCGTGCACGAAGCCGACATCGCCGCAGTGGCAGCCACGGCGCTCACCTCAGACGGGCACGGCGGCAAAGCCTATCCGCTGACCGGACCGGAGGCACTCACCACTGCTCAGCGAACACAGCTACTCGCTGAGTCAACCGGTGAGCCGATCAGGTTCGTTCAACTGAGTGAGGAGGCGGAGCGCGAGCGGCTTCGTGGCTACGGCTACGACGAGGACTATGTCGAGTTCGGCATCCAGCTGGCCGCCAACCCACCCGCAGCTGCCGGCACGGTCCTGCCCACCATTGAAGAGGTAACTGGACGCAGCCCGCGAACCTTTGCCCAGTGGGCCAGGGAACACGCCAACCAGTTCCGAGCCGTCTCTTGA
- a CDS encoding DUF998 domain-containing protein, translating to MTRLRWGAALWTLCLLTFPAQVIAAAQWPNPYSWSSNFISDLGVTACRTFDAGTHVERYICSPGHLLANGSTIANGALMAVGAILLWSAWPRQRVGKAAMSFLAAGGALVMLVGFLPWDTHPEAHDAAALAQALMQWIGMAILAVALKGSTAARWALALTLASLALSIAGFVLFIDAISGGPSISLGLGITERLAFDTLTIWGAVLGVILLMTTPGRRSTTSSQEAVPGSAPTTPTVA from the coding sequence ATGACACGACTTCGTTGGGGCGCCGCGCTGTGGACGCTGTGCCTCCTGACCTTTCCGGCGCAGGTAATTGCGGCAGCGCAGTGGCCAAACCCGTACTCCTGGTCCTCAAATTTCATTAGCGATCTCGGCGTGACCGCCTGCAGGACGTTCGACGCCGGCACGCACGTCGAGCGCTACATCTGCTCCCCCGGCCATCTGCTGGCCAACGGTTCCACGATTGCCAACGGAGCCCTGATGGCTGTCGGAGCCATCCTTCTGTGGTCGGCCTGGCCTCGACAGCGGGTAGGGAAAGCCGCGATGTCCTTCCTGGCCGCGGGCGGTGCGCTTGTGATGCTGGTCGGTTTCCTACCCTGGGATACTCACCCGGAGGCTCATGACGCCGCGGCCCTGGCCCAGGCCCTGATGCAGTGGATCGGAATGGCCATCCTCGCCGTCGCACTCAAAGGCAGCACGGCAGCACGGTGGGCGTTAGCCCTGACCCTGGCGAGTCTCGCACTCTCGATCGCCGGCTTTGTTCTCTTCATCGATGCGATCAGCGGTGGGCCATCGATTTCATTGGGCCTTGGCATTACCGAGCGCCTCGCCTTCGATACCCTCACCATATGGGGCGCCGTGCTGGGCGTGATCCTACTGATGACGACACCCGGCCGCCGGAGCACCACCTCAAGCCAGGAAGCGGTTCCTGGTTCCGCGCCGACGACGCCCACAGTTGCATAA
- a CDS encoding ABC transporter ATP-binding protein, with protein MSAESVISVQGLEKSFGKFQALNGLNLQVQRGQVHGFLGPNGAGKSTTIRVLLGLLKADAGDLHVLGKDPWREAVPLHRRLAYVPGDVALWPGMTGGEAIDLLGSLRGGLDEGRRAELIQRFELDPAKRGRQYSKGNRQKVAIVAALASDVELLILDEPTSGLDPLMENVFQEVIGEAKQRGTTVLLSSHILAEVETLADRVSIIRDGRIVEEGTLAQLRGHTTTAVHATLERDPLPGQLTAFGNVHLDGGKLTAVVESARVGEAMAALTPFGITSLTVEPPSLESLFLRLYDDDTPSPRRAHE; from the coding sequence ATGAGCGCGGAGTCGGTCATCAGTGTTCAGGGGCTGGAGAAGTCTTTCGGGAAATTCCAGGCTCTGAACGGGCTGAACCTACAGGTTCAGCGTGGGCAGGTGCACGGTTTTCTGGGGCCAAACGGTGCAGGGAAATCAACAACTATCCGCGTGCTCTTGGGGCTGTTGAAGGCCGACGCCGGAGACCTGCATGTCCTGGGAAAGGATCCGTGGCGGGAGGCCGTGCCGCTGCATCGGCGGCTTGCCTATGTGCCGGGCGATGTCGCGTTATGGCCGGGCATGACCGGCGGCGAGGCCATCGACCTGCTGGGATCGCTCCGCGGCGGGCTGGACGAGGGGCGGCGGGCGGAACTGATCCAGCGGTTTGAGCTGGATCCCGCGAAGCGGGGCCGCCAGTACTCCAAGGGCAACCGGCAAAAGGTAGCCATCGTCGCCGCACTGGCCTCCGACGTCGAACTCCTGATCCTCGACGAGCCAACCAGCGGTCTGGACCCGCTGATGGAGAACGTCTTCCAGGAAGTGATCGGTGAGGCAAAGCAACGCGGCACTACGGTGCTGCTCAGCAGCCATATCCTCGCCGAAGTCGAAACCCTCGCGGACCGGGTGAGCATTATCCGGGACGGACGGATTGTGGAGGAAGGAACGCTGGCCCAGCTTCGCGGGCATACCACCACGGCCGTCCACGCCACTCTGGAACGTGACCCGCTGCCCGGCCAGCTGACCGCATTCGGGAACGTGCACCTGGACGGCGGCAAACTCACGGCTGTGGTGGAGTCCGCACGGGTGGGTGAGGCAATGGCAGCACTCACCCCGTTCGGCATCACATCGCTGACCGTTGAACCGCCCTCGCTGGAGAGCCTCTTCCTGCGGCTGTACGACGATGACACCCCCTCTCCACGGCGCGCCCATGAGTAA
- a CDS encoding TetR/AcrR family transcriptional regulator translates to MTSAGAQRILTAVQDILVERGLEEVTIRNVAAAAGLSIGAVQHHHKTKDDLIMAAMNEVSRNFIERVGSAVHPEASARQNLDAVCRILGGVDDESRTASVIWLSYASKATTSSAVASAHQASWRLMEEGLTTLLRQWNPDLAPDDAAMLMALLDGLAIARVTETDRMTSERAQRLIDQYLDGLEPQLQERVDSTTR, encoded by the coding sequence ATGACTTCGGCGGGCGCCCAGCGCATTCTTACGGCTGTGCAGGACATTCTGGTTGAGCGCGGTCTTGAAGAGGTGACGATCCGCAACGTTGCTGCAGCCGCCGGCCTCTCGATAGGCGCCGTCCAGCATCACCATAAGACGAAAGACGATTTGATCATGGCGGCCATGAACGAGGTCTCCAGGAACTTCATCGAGCGGGTGGGCTCCGCAGTGCACCCGGAGGCATCGGCGCGGCAGAATCTGGACGCAGTGTGCAGGATTCTCGGGGGAGTGGACGATGAATCCCGCACCGCTTCGGTGATTTGGTTGTCCTACGCCTCGAAGGCCACAACCAGCAGTGCAGTTGCCAGCGCCCATCAGGCATCCTGGCGCCTGATGGAAGAAGGCCTGACAACCCTGCTCCGGCAATGGAATCCGGACCTCGCCCCGGATGACGCCGCCATGCTCATGGCACTGCTCGATGGCCTGGCCATCGCCAGGGTAACTGAGACCGATCGAATGACATCTGAACGGGCTCAGCGTCTCATCGACCAATACCTGGACGGGCTCGAACCTCAGCTCCAGGAACGCGTGGACAGTACCACCAGATAG
- a CDS encoding nuclear transport factor 2 family protein codes for MSLQELMELEHQGWESLCNSTGADFYGRIMTDDGVMVLAHGQVFSRQDVIDSLNEAPPWRSYDIDEERLIPLGESAAVLVYRGTAYRDNPAPAFEALMTSVYVRNSHGWALASYQQTPIPS; via the coding sequence ATGAGCCTGCAAGAACTTATGGAGTTAGAGCATCAGGGCTGGGAATCGCTGTGCAACAGCACCGGTGCCGACTTCTACGGTCGAATCATGACAGACGACGGCGTCATGGTCCTGGCACACGGTCAAGTGTTCAGCCGACAGGACGTCATTGACTCACTCAATGAAGCACCACCATGGCGTTCCTACGACATCGATGAGGAACGACTCATCCCACTCGGGGAATCCGCCGCCGTGCTCGTCTATCGAGGTACTGCCTACCGCGACAACCCAGCACCGGCATTCGAGGCCCTAATGACCAGCGTGTATGTCCGTAACAGCCACGGTTGGGCTCTCGCGTCGTATCAGCAGACTCCGATCCCAAGCTGA
- a CDS encoding putative immunity protein, with protein sequence MILPAVRDPRLVSVRRGGLLTEADHRLLALWAATCAEHVLELFEISNRADDRPRRAIEAVRAWTRGEVKMMATRAIGGHAMGAARPLRGASRFAAYAAGQAACVAHVPEHNLGAAAYAIRAAAATAPHDQERGAARAERDWQRQQIPDRLHSLVLEDQARRNSICWSVF encoded by the coding sequence ATGATTCTCCCTGCTGTCCGCGATCCTCGTCTCGTGTCTGTCCGACGCGGTGGACTTTTGACGGAAGCCGATCACCGGCTCCTGGCGTTGTGGGCGGCTACCTGCGCAGAGCATGTCTTAGAGCTCTTCGAGATATCAAACCGTGCGGATGATCGGCCTCGTAGGGCGATTGAAGCTGTACGGGCCTGGACGCGCGGTGAAGTGAAGATGATGGCCACTCGTGCAATCGGCGGACACGCGATGGGTGCTGCGCGTCCGTTGCGTGGCGCTTCCCGGTTCGCCGCGTACGCGGCCGGGCAGGCGGCCTGTGTCGCCCACGTTCCGGAACATAATCTGGGGGCGGCCGCGTATGCCATCAGGGCTGCTGCTGCGACGGCACCTCACGATCAGGAACGGGGCGCCGCGCGTGCTGAGCGCGACTGGCAGCGTCAGCAGATACCGGACCGTCTCCATTCCCTGGTCCTGGAGGACCAGGCCCGCAGGAATAGCATCTGCTGGTCTGTTTTCTGA
- a CDS encoding DUF1349 domain-containing protein, with translation MTKAEENQIAWGRGTWRNPPIQVVADGNCLQVTAAGHSDAWRYTSYGFVHDSAHALLAPLGAEGAMEVSFLLDYSEQFDQAGIFLHVSESVWIKAGVEVSDGIPQVGAVVTHEVSDWSVAPVPEWIGQVITVRLSRSGDAVTIRARAGDEPFRLIRVAPLSETASAAAGPFCASPTRDGLTVTFTRWVETGADPSLHPESD, from the coding sequence ATGACAAAGGCCGAAGAAAACCAGATTGCCTGGGGCCGGGGGACGTGGCGTAACCCGCCGATACAAGTCGTCGCTGACGGGAATTGTCTGCAGGTGACCGCGGCCGGGCACAGTGATGCGTGGAGGTACACCTCGTATGGGTTCGTCCATGACAGCGCACATGCTCTCCTTGCGCCGCTAGGTGCTGAGGGTGCAATGGAGGTCTCGTTTCTCCTGGACTACTCGGAGCAGTTCGATCAGGCGGGAATCTTCCTGCACGTCTCGGAGTCGGTGTGGATCAAGGCCGGCGTCGAGGTTTCCGACGGGATTCCGCAGGTTGGTGCCGTCGTCACGCACGAGGTCTCGGACTGGTCGGTGGCACCTGTTCCGGAGTGGATCGGTCAGGTCATCACGGTGCGGTTGAGCAGATCCGGTGACGCTGTCACCATCAGGGCACGCGCCGGCGATGAACCTTTCCGCCTCATCCGCGTCGCTCCCCTGAGCGAGACCGCGAGTGCCGCGGCCGGTCCGTTTTGTGCCTCGCCCACGCGGGATGGTCTGACGGTCACCTTCACCCGATGGGTCGAAACCGGCGCGGATCCGTCGCTGCACCCTGAGAGCGACTAG
- a CDS encoding ABC transporter permease, which produces MSNALTGTGPLLRATVRFDGRSFVPWILIATALSASSVLVYPWVFPTQQDRLGLALAIGSNPALGLIFGPAYDLSTDDGFNAWRSLALGGFLAALGSIFTVTRSSRGQEDSGQAELLASGVLGRSSRLLAGVSLALIGSVALGGVAGVVTSWCGGGWNASLLLGATFTATGWMFAAVAAVTAQLGSDARTANSLAVGTFGALFLLRGFLYSVEAPDWTSWINPLSWMTETRPASGNHWWTLLPAMALTLVLLAIAFVLQSRRDFGQGAIVPGPGPARGRVGTPWSLAVRLNRAPLLTWTVAFLIIGVVFGFFARSFKDILSGDSAAASVLASGAATPDGLAPAFLVTILSLVGILAAIPGVQILQKVRIEELEGRLEPVLAAAVPRSRYFTANAMLALATPTMYLLLAGAIITALASGDLGIDAGKVLLQAVVTVPAVWTATAVSVAVVGARPQVVIASWAGVFISFVLTLLGPTFRLWDWVLAISPFWHVPNVSVDDAGWGGLVGISAVTAVFLLIGFTGFRRRDLDG; this is translated from the coding sequence ATGAGTAACGCCCTGACGGGTACCGGGCCCCTGCTGCGTGCTACTGTCCGGTTCGACGGACGTAGCTTTGTGCCGTGGATCCTGATCGCGACGGCGCTCTCTGCGTCCTCCGTGCTCGTCTACCCATGGGTCTTTCCCACCCAGCAGGACCGCCTCGGACTGGCCCTTGCCATTGGCTCCAACCCGGCACTGGGCCTGATCTTCGGGCCCGCCTACGATCTGAGCACCGACGACGGTTTCAACGCCTGGCGCAGCCTCGCCCTGGGCGGATTCCTCGCCGCACTCGGATCGATTTTCACCGTCACCCGGTCCAGCCGGGGCCAGGAGGACTCCGGACAGGCCGAGCTTCTAGCATCCGGTGTGCTGGGCCGGAGCAGCCGTCTGCTGGCGGGAGTGAGCCTGGCCCTGATCGGCTCGGTGGCTCTGGGCGGCGTCGCCGGAGTCGTCACTTCCTGGTGCGGCGGCGGCTGGAATGCCTCCCTGCTGCTGGGAGCAACGTTCACTGCCACCGGTTGGATGTTCGCGGCGGTCGCCGCTGTGACCGCGCAGCTGGGATCCGATGCGCGGACGGCGAACTCGCTGGCTGTGGGTACCTTCGGCGCGCTTTTCCTGCTGCGCGGCTTTCTGTATTCGGTGGAGGCACCGGACTGGACGTCTTGGATAAATCCGTTGAGTTGGATGACGGAAACCCGGCCGGCCAGCGGCAACCACTGGTGGACGCTGCTCCCCGCAATGGCTCTTACCCTGGTCCTGCTCGCTATAGCCTTCGTGCTGCAGTCGCGGCGCGACTTCGGGCAGGGGGCAATCGTCCCCGGACCCGGCCCCGCCCGGGGCAGGGTTGGAACTCCGTGGAGCCTGGCGGTCCGGCTGAACCGTGCCCCGCTCCTGACGTGGACCGTTGCATTTCTGATTATCGGGGTGGTCTTCGGGTTTTTTGCCCGCTCCTTTAAGGACATCCTGAGCGGTGACAGCGCAGCCGCCTCGGTTCTCGCATCCGGCGCAGCCACGCCGGATGGCCTTGCGCCGGCCTTCCTGGTGACGATCCTGAGCCTGGTCGGTATTCTCGCCGCCATTCCCGGCGTGCAGATCCTGCAGAAGGTGCGGATCGAGGAACTGGAGGGCCGGCTTGAGCCCGTTCTGGCCGCCGCCGTTCCGCGCTCCCGTTACTTCACGGCAAACGCCATGCTCGCATTGGCCACACCAACCATGTACCTGCTTCTCGCTGGAGCCATCATCACGGCGCTGGCCTCCGGGGACCTGGGCATCGACGCCGGCAAGGTTCTGCTGCAGGCCGTCGTGACGGTTCCGGCCGTATGGACGGCTACCGCCGTCTCGGTGGCGGTCGTCGGTGCGCGGCCGCAGGTGGTAATCGCGTCCTGGGCTGGTGTGTTTATTTCCTTCGTGCTCACGTTGCTGGGCCCGACGTTCAGGCTCTGGGACTGGGTACTGGCGATCAGTCCGTTCTGGCACGTTCCCAACGTTTCCGTCGACGACGCCGGGTGGGGCGGGTTGGTGGGAATCTCCGCCGTGACTGCGGTGTTCCTGCTGATCGGTTTCACTGGTTTTCGCCGTCGGGACCTCGATGGGTAG
- a CDS encoding VOC family protein produces MTSLAAAHIRIARPTKDMDAAIRFWVQGFGMTLEGRKPSETGTLEELAFIGWPGGNWHLELVLDREITPAPSEEDLLVLYLEGPVEDQLLESIENAGGRRVSARNPYWDEHGVTIADPDGYLVVLSTRSWS; encoded by the coding sequence ATGACTTCCCTCGCTGCCGCCCACATCAGAATTGCACGGCCCACCAAGGATATGGATGCCGCCATACGTTTCTGGGTGCAAGGCTTCGGTATGACATTGGAGGGGCGGAAGCCCAGTGAAACCGGCACGCTGGAGGAGCTGGCGTTTATCGGCTGGCCGGGCGGAAATTGGCATCTCGAGCTGGTTCTGGACCGGGAAATTACTCCCGCGCCTAGCGAGGAGGACCTTCTGGTTCTCTATCTTGAGGGTCCGGTTGAGGACCAGCTTCTGGAGAGCATTGAGAATGCAGGCGGGCGGCGGGTGAGCGCACGCAATCCGTATTGGGACGAGCATGGGGTCACCATCGCTGATCCCGACGGCTATCTGGTGGTACTGTCCACGCGTTCCTGGAGCTGA
- a CDS encoding MerR family transcriptional regulator encodes MPSPLVPLPPRQVGIADAAQFTGTAPETIREYQRIGLLAEPAQGSDGGGRYGYEDMIRLLWIRKMADAAMAVDDIREVFADPAPAGDDDGGDAAAVVVKRMRTVEGRMGLLSDVVTGRLEELPAGWLRQAELDSLLVMERIFGPLGAAVNAGRYTVMAAHPGLREESDRVEAAEEALDDTVAVEDPRVVQAAADRHAFEGKLDAAIINSGQAQSDDELFDSWDALNPAGTARGEDAGAGEACVSLIDAVKMMPYDYSPARLRCLELTAELAANEPNAAPAAAAK; translated from the coding sequence ATGCCCTCACCGCTTGTCCCGCTTCCGCCGCGCCAGGTCGGGATTGCTGACGCGGCACAGTTCACCGGCACCGCACCGGAAACGATCCGTGAGTATCAACGGATTGGCCTGCTGGCCGAGCCCGCACAAGGCAGCGACGGCGGCGGCAGGTACGGCTATGAGGACATGATCCGGCTGCTGTGGATCCGCAAAATGGCCGACGCCGCGATGGCCGTGGATGACATCCGTGAAGTCTTTGCCGACCCGGCTCCTGCCGGTGACGACGACGGCGGCGATGCCGCCGCCGTCGTCGTAAAGCGCATGCGCACCGTGGAGGGCCGGATGGGCCTGCTCTCCGACGTCGTCACGGGACGCCTCGAGGAGCTGCCGGCGGGCTGGCTGCGCCAGGCGGAGTTGGACAGCCTGCTGGTCATGGAACGGATTTTTGGGCCGCTCGGAGCGGCCGTTAATGCCGGCCGTTACACCGTCATGGCCGCGCACCCGGGTCTGCGGGAGGAATCGGACCGCGTGGAGGCCGCGGAGGAAGCGCTCGATGACACGGTCGCCGTCGAGGACCCCCGCGTGGTGCAGGCCGCCGCTGACCGGCACGCTTTTGAAGGGAAACTGGACGCCGCCATCATCAATTCCGGCCAGGCGCAGAGCGACGATGAGCTCTTCGACTCCTGGGATGCCCTGAACCCCGCCGGCACGGCACGTGGGGAGGACGCCGGCGCGGGGGAAGCGTGCGTAAGCCTCATCGACGCCGTCAAAATGATGCCCTACGACTACTCCCCGGCCCGCCTGCGGTGCCTGGAACTAACCGCAGAGCTCGCCGCCAACGAGCCGAACGCGGCCCCTGCTGCGGCGGCTAAATAG
- a CDS encoding TetR family transcriptional regulator has protein sequence MARDAEATRERILSAATIEFAAHGLAGGRVERIAAQARSNVRMIYAYYGSKSGLFDATVADALRRMAENVPPRSEDLAGWAGDVFDHHQRFPEVLRLSMWARLERPEATAEPGDTYRSKTLSVATAAAHPLSAVDILVFIYAIAQAWQLSPEGLTGLAENPTRGEEVAARRQAVVTAVERMLHAPG, from the coding sequence ATGGCACGCGACGCCGAAGCTACGAGGGAGCGGATTCTCTCCGCGGCGACCATCGAGTTCGCGGCCCACGGCCTGGCCGGCGGGCGTGTGGAGCGGATCGCTGCCCAGGCACGGAGCAACGTCCGGATGATCTACGCATACTACGGCAGCAAAAGCGGCCTGTTTGATGCCACCGTCGCGGACGCCCTGCGCCGTATGGCAGAGAATGTCCCGCCGCGCTCCGAGGACCTCGCAGGCTGGGCCGGAGACGTGTTCGACCATCACCAGCGCTTCCCGGAAGTCCTCCGCCTCAGCATGTGGGCCCGGCTTGAACGGCCCGAAGCCACCGCGGAGCCGGGCGATACCTACCGGAGCAAGACCCTCTCCGTCGCTACGGCTGCCGCCCACCCACTCTCCGCCGTCGACATTCTGGTGTTTATCTACGCCATAGCGCAGGCCTGGCAGCTTTCACCGGAGGGTCTGACTGGTCTCGCGGAGAACCCGACCCGTGGTGAGGAGGTTGCCGCCCGCCGGCAGGCGGTTGTCACCGCCGTCGAACGGATGCTGCATGCCCCAGGCTGA
- a CDS encoding amino acid permease, which translates to MTTDSGTAAAKTPTGLKRAVGVPLLFAFIVGDTLGAGIYTLVGTMASDVGGAIWIPLLIALVVALLTAATYAELITKYPHACGAARYADRAFGIPYVSFLVGFLMMASGITTAAALANAFAADYLTALIDVPAAPAAVVFIILLTLINLRQDCAPHPAIRGYLAQCRRLRAIGSLLFLAARAQRKHEDRVNAG; encoded by the coding sequence ATGACGACAGATTCCGGCACGGCCGCAGCAAAAACACCAACCGGGCTGAAGCGCGCCGTTGGCGTGCCGCTGCTGTTCGCGTTTATCGTGGGCGACACCCTCGGTGCCGGCATCTACACCCTCGTGGGGACCATGGCCTCCGACGTCGGCGGGGCTATCTGGATACCCCTGCTGATCGCGCTGGTGGTCGCGCTCCTCACTGCCGCAACCTACGCGGAACTGATCACCAAGTACCCGCACGCCTGCGGAGCCGCGCGCTATGCTGACCGGGCTTTTGGCATCCCCTATGTGTCATTCCTGGTCGGCTTCCTGATGATGGCCTCCGGAATTACCACGGCTGCCGCGCTGGCGAACGCCTTCGCGGCCGACTACCTGACGGCGCTCATCGATGTGCCGGCAGCCCCCGCAGCCGTTGTCTTCATCATCCTGCTGACCCTGATCAACCTTCGCCAGGATTGCGCTCCTCACCCAGCAATCCGCGGCTATCTGGCTCAGTGCCGCCGTCTACGTGCGATCGGATCCTTGTTGTTCCTCGCTGCCCGTGCGCAACGCAAGCACGAGGACCGGGTGAACGCCGGCTAA